The Vicia villosa cultivar HV-30 ecotype Madison, WI linkage group LG1, Vvil1.0, whole genome shotgun sequence genome includes a region encoding these proteins:
- the LOC131643344 gene encoding arginase, mitochondrial-like, translating to MMSILARRGFKHTLDRATRMIDGSPSLVQGKTNFKKMISSTSALGSNFHKGQEAVTELTNAGQESVINASLTYLKEKAKLKAEIAKTLLNGATATSTLLGVPLGHNASYHEGAAFAPPRIREAIWDDSTNSTTEEGKDLIDPRILADAGDIPVQDMRNLGVSEEKIMKFISDSVKIVMDNPPLRPLVLGGDHSISYPVVRAVSEKLGGKVDILHFDAHPDLYENFEDNHYSHASPFARIMEGKYANRLVQVGIRSITAEGRAQGKKYGVEIHEMKNFAKERDYLENLKLGTGEGVKGVYVSIDLDSLDPGYAPGVSHIESGGLSLRDVLNILHNLEGNIVGGDVVEYNPQRDAINNMTALVAAKLVRELAAKMSK from the exons ATGATGTCAATCCTAGCACGCAGAGGCTTCAAGCATACACTGGACAGAGCAACTCGTATGATAGATGGTTCACCTTCACTTGTTCAAGGAAAAACAAATTTTAAG AAGATGATCTCAAGTACATCAGCATTAGGCTCCAATTTCCATAAAGGTCAAGAAGCAGTAACTGAATTGACAAATGCTGGTCAAGAAAGTGTGATCAATGCATCACTTACATATCTCAAAGAAAAAGCTAAGCTTAAG GCAGAAATTGCAAAGACTCTTCTGAATGGTGCTACAGCAACTTCAACTCTTCTTGGAGTACCTTTAGGACACAATGCATCATATCATGAAGGCGCAGCATTTGCGCCTCCTCGCATTAGGGAGGCCATTTGGGATGATAGCACAAACTCAACAACCGAAGAAG GCAAGGATTTAATTGACCCGCGTATATTAGCGGATGCGGGTGATATCCCTGTCCAAGATATGCGAAATTTAGGAGTCAGTGAAGAGAAAATAATGAAGTTCATCAGTGATTCTGTCAAGATAGTGATGGATAAT CCTCCATTGCGTCCATTAGTTTTGGGAGGTGATCACTCAATATCATATCCTGTTGTTAGAGCTGTTTCTGAGAAGCTTGGAGGAAAAGTTGATATTCTTCATTTTGATGCACATCCTGATCTCTATGAAAATTTTGAAGATAACCATTATTCACATGCTTCACCCTTTGCTCGAATCATGGAGGGTAAATATGCCAATCGACTAGTGCAG gTTGGTATACGATCAATAACGGCCGAAGGAAGAGCACAAGGCAAAAAATATGGGGTAGAGATACACGAAATGAAAAATTTCGCAAAAGAACGCGACTATTTAGAGAACTTg AAACTCGGTACTGGTGAAGGTGTGAAAGGTGTATATGTATCAATAGATTTAGATTCTCTTGATCCAGGCTATGCTCCAGGAGTGTCTCACATTGAATCTGGAGGTCTTTCTCTAAGAGACGTTCTAAACATTCTTCACAACCTCGAAGGTAACATTGTTGGTGGAGATGTTGTTGAATACAATCCACAACGTGATGCTATCAATAACATGACTGCACTTGTAGCTGCTAAGTTGGTCAGAGAATTGGCTGCAAAGATGTCCAAATGA
- the LOC131643345 gene encoding mRNA export factor GLE1-like, which yields MPASVSIQSANSGLTYPVGKKLRKVEGLYFVPQYKTESENDDEDDKALVVSSTGKHFTCDDLYLSDSDDSYVDLDFEVQPYLMNKVGEVEGALIELAHEHHLRVTDEVRNKISALKTALLNESQNSLSSLLRVEKYKETRQELDKKFDTQYQRQMEPMHFVVVVTRPRGLKMVIPIVKIPVAFMC from the exons ATGCCTGCTAGTGTTTCTATTCAATCTGCTAACAGTG GCTTAACTTATCCGGTGGGAAAGAAATTGAGAAAGGTAGAAGGTTTGTACTTCGTGCCCCAGTATAAGACGGAGAGTGAGAATGATGATGAGGATGACAAAGCGTTGGTGGTATCCAGCACTGGAAAACACTTCACTTGTGATGACCTTTATCTAAG TGACAGTGATGATTCCTATGTTGACCTTGATTTTGAAGTGCAACCTTATCTGATGAATAAAGTTGGGGAGGTAGAAGGTGCCTTGATTGAGTTGGCACACGAACATCATTTAAGGGTTACC GATGAAGTCAGGAATAAGATATCAGCTTTGAAGACAGCTCTACTGAATGAAAGTCAGAACTCTCTTTCTTCCCTTCTTCGAGTTGAGAAATACAAAGAAACCAGGCAGGAGTTGGATAAAAAGTTTGACACTCAATATCAACGCCAAAT GGAACCAATGCATTTTGTAGTGGTGGTGACCAGGCCTAGAGGACTCAAGATGGTTATTCCGATAGTGAAAATACCAGTCGCCTTTATGTGTTAG
- the LOC131647533 gene encoding probable LRR receptor-like serine/threonine-protein kinase At1g06840, whose amino-acid sequence MRLKIALGSAKGLMYLHNEVDPPIFHRDVKASNILLDSKLAAKVADFGLSWLAPVPDMEGIVPGHVSTVVKGTPGYLDPKYFLTHKLTDKSDVYSLGVVFLELLTRMHPISHGKNIVREVILSYQAGVIFSIIDERMGSVTILMWDVDAIMCISWSSCPELA is encoded by the exons ATGAGATTGAAAATCGCGCTAGGGTCAGCTAAAGGTCTCATGTATCTACACAATGAAGTTGATCCTCCCATATTTCATCGGGATGTCAAGGCCAGCAACATATTATTGGACTCAAAGCTCGCTGCAAAAGTGGCAGATTTTGGACTTTCATGGCTTGCCCCAGTTCCAGATATGGAAGGCATTGTTCCTGGTCATGTATCTACAGTGGTAAAAGGGACACCG GGTTACCTTGATCCGAAGTACTTCTTAACTCACAAGTTGACCGACAAGAGTGATGTTTACAGTCTCGGTGTTGTGTTTCTTGAACTTTTGACCCGAATGCATCCTATCTCACATGGCAAAAATATTGTTAGAGAG GTCATTCTTTCATACCAAGCTGGCGTAATATTTTCAATCATCGACGAGCGAATGGGGTCAGTAACAATACTGATGTGGGATGTTGATGCAATTATGTGCATTTCTTGGAGCAGTTGTCCCGAATTGGCTTAA